In Alteromonas sp. RKMC-009, the genomic stretch ATTGACCAGATAAGGTACGTACATTTCCTGGTAACCGTGTTCTGCAGTATGCACATCCAGCATGAACTGAGCGAGTGCACGGTGCATGCGGGCAATGTGGCCGCGCATTACAACGAAACGACTACCGGTTAACTTCGTCGCAGCAGCGAAATCCAGCCCTTTATCTAAAGCTTCAGCAACATCTACGTGATCTTTTACTTCGAAATCAAATTCAGCAGGTGTGCCCCACTTACTGATTTCCACATTCTGGTTTTCGTCTTCACCCACCGGCACAGATTCGTGGGGAAGATTCGGGATCCCCTGAGTAAGTGCAGTGATTTCAGCCAGCAATGCATCAAGTTCATTTTTTGCTGCGTCAAGATCGTCGCCAAGCTGGCCAACCTCGGCCAGTAATGGCGCAATGTCCTGGCCCTGCGCTTTTGCTTTACCAATGGACTTACTACGGACATTACGTTCATTCTGTAATTCCTGCGTTTTTGTCTGCAGGGATTTGCGCTTTTCTTCCAGCGCATTAAAAGCGTCTGCATCCAGTGTAAAGCCCCGGTCGGCAAGGCGTTTAGCAGTGTTCTCAATGTCTGCCCGAAGTAACTTTGGATCTAACATGTAATTCTTTTTATCCTTTCATCATTGCTATTGCTGCCCATCCTGCCAGCAGGCACAGGCACACATTTAATAACACATTGGCTATGGCTTTCATTATCAGGCCATTTTCCAGTAATGTCAGTGTTTCGATAGAGAACGTGGAAAAGGTGGTAAAAGCCCCTAAAAGGCCGACACCTATCAGAGCACGATAGGGAGAATCCATCAATTCATGCCGCTCTATGAATCCGTATAACAGTGCAAGGCTGAACGAGCCTAATACGTTCACTGTCAGTGTACCAAAGGGCAGCGCTTTTCCAAACCAGGAATCGATATTTGATGTGACAAAAAAGCGCAGACACGCGCCTATTGCGCCGCCTGCTGCGATATAACAGTACAAGACAATTCCTGTTGGCATGACTATCCCTTTTTATCCATAGCCTGTTGATTTAGTGTGTCGAGAAAATCCCGTTTTGCTTTGAGTT encodes the following:
- the crcB gene encoding fluoride efflux transporter CrcB; protein product: MPTGIVLYCYIAAGGAIGACLRFFVTSNIDSWFGKALPFGTLTVNVLGSFSLALLYGFIERHELMDSPYRALIGVGLLGAFTTFSTFSIETLTLLENGLIMKAIANVLLNVCLCLLAGWAAIAMMKG